The DNA sequence CCGTACAGCGACTTGAGCTGCGCCTGCGTCGCCTTGGCCGCGGAAATCGCTTTCGCGCCCTGGTCGCCCGCGCCCTGGTAGTAGTCCATGGCCATGATGTTCACCAGGTCCAGGTTCACCCCGGCGTCCTTGGCGGACTTGACGACGTTGAGGCCGTCTGCGGTGAGCCCATTCGGGAGCACCGGCAGGGTCAGGGAGATCTTCAGGCCCGGGTTGTTGTTCTGGAGCGTCTTCAACGCCTGGGAGCGGCGGGCGATCGTCGTCGGGTCCGCGATGGCCGCGCCCTCGATGTCGAAGTCGGCGTACTTCAGCCCGTACGCCTTGACGACGGCGTCGTACTCGGCCGCGACCTGGGCGGACGTGCTGCACGCCTGCGCCAGTTCGATGCCGGACGCGCCGCCGAAGGAGATCTTGACGTCGCCGCCCGCGGCGCGGATCTTGGCGATCTCCTCCTGCTGCCAGGCCGTGCGCGGGTCGTAGGCGCCGAACCAGCTGGCCTTGCAGCCGTAGGAGTTGACGAACGCGAGTGTGAAGCCCTTGACGCCGCTGGCGGCCGACATCGCCGACAGGCTGGGCGTCGGCCAGGCGCCCATGTCGACGTAGGGCCCGACCGGGATCGGGGAGCCGGCCGCGGCGTTCGCGGGGGCGGAAAAGCCGGTGGCGAGCACGGCCAGACCGCCGACGGCGGCCAGCAGGGAACGGAGTCGCACGGGGGACCTCCACGACGTCGAACGCGGCGGCGGGAACTTGTCCCCATTGGTATAGACCAGTGACCTTGGTGTAGACCATAGACCGAACGGGGTACCCCGGTCACCCCGTGTGACGAACGGAACCGGAGATCATCCCGGGGAGTCCCAGTCCGGCAAGGCAGAGCCGACTGAGGGAGCTCGATGAACACCTGGAAGAGGAAGGCCGCCACGGTCACGGCGGGCGTCGCGGTCGCACTCGGGACTACCGTCGCCGCCGCCGAACCGGCGTCCGCCGCGATCAGCTGCTCGGCGACGTCGAGCGGGAAGCTCGCTTCGTTCTATTCCGGCCTTTCGGCGTCCTACGCCTACGACAGCCGCTTCGCGAAGGGCCCCGCGGTCCCGGAGCTGGACACCTACACGCCGCAGGGCGTCGCGACCTGGTACAGCTGGGACGGCGGCAGCGACCTGCTGGTCGTCGGCGCCTACCGCGCCGGCCACGACGCCCACCTGATCGGCATCGACGCGAAGACCGGCAAGCACGTCGGCACGGTCGCGATCGCCGCCACCCACGCCGGCGGTGTCGCGATCACCCAGGGCTGGGCGTTCGTGGCGGGCGAGGGGAACACGGTCCGCAAGTACAAGCTGTCCGAGCTCAAGGCCGCGATGAAGAAGTCCGGCACGCCGTACCTCAAGCAGGTCGGCGAAGCGCGGAAGGTCTACGGCGCGTCGTTCCTGACCAGCTACGGCGACAGCCTGTACTCGGGCAAGTTCAACGAGACCGGCCGCGACAAGATGTACCGGTACAAAGTGGGTACCGACGGGTCGCTGACCACGCAGTCCGGCGCGTACGAGGTGCCGACGAAGACCCAG is a window from the Amycolatopsis sp. cg9 genome containing:
- a CDS encoding chitinase is translated as MRLRSLLAAVGGLAVLATGFSAPANAAAGSPIPVGPYVDMGAWPTPSLSAMSAASGVKGFTLAFVNSYGCKASWFGAYDPRTAWQQEEIAKIRAAGGDVKISFGGASGIELAQACSTSAQVAAEYDAVVKAYGLKYADFDIEGAAIADPTTIARRSQALKTLQNNNPGLKISLTLPVLPNGLTADGLNVVKSAKDAGVNLDLVNIMAMDYYQGAGDQGAKAISAAKATQAQLKSLYGLSDAAAWKKVGVTPMIGVNDSQNEIFYQKDAQALVAFAKTVHVGMLSFWEAGRDANACTGALYRCTNVPQSKYEFGKIFAGYTG